A stretch of the Cottoperca gobio chromosome 2, fCotGob3.1, whole genome shotgun sequence genome encodes the following:
- the cfap221 gene encoding cilia- and flagella-associated protein 221: MEVALSAPQILSEPLRSGTPRPLSQLVEESRSRANIPNHLLESKIYAKLKSNSLIQADPPELHFSGFDLGKDCIKILKLINISSEVVIIHIIPTQTKHFKTTYTKKYRLIPGLAYTLKVRLCPDEWRYFYDSIRVHCKGEENLLIPVHAYPVIDDLRIPPHIDLSAVPLGHSVCHAIPLRCSCPIDFEFQVHVIQPHEAFAILPLTGVIPANGEEKIIVTFRPFQYETCQVTIQLIISQFNSRPFLCTITGSSAPHLAFSELGRKAGHGDAEPAEHGRPSPATDVPPRSKTRYRSTKEADKSKTLRDQASVQPGLKPPIDVCTPAGVAKMLIRDSDKLGYKDLKEAISCGSLAGLQNRQMKEALFINKVQQNVKEEQDNHLSWQVLLGKEPVSEHSRRQIAEEREISRHEYTEYMVKRRDERHEEDFAAGRLKPSSRRVVCEAGQTCEGGPSFQRYSSFQWELKRRALKLFQQAARKIVIRCRVNQRLSCLKKLSDSMKKSPMAKKVEEDTTCDLNISPDTVFPFSFPVFSEEDDPLAHSILPVDPVDETLTTHIPFFKLQVPQHYKLMGYQPVSAWEAFNSYIPTSLARPLRSGAPDELVPNEVRAQSPTTALAWEDPQHVEAACLSFSAPEALLRPFPANPLRIFNPAPGLQTYKPTPKYLESDLEFHLCPLPRNTMCGRETHTPHTQKKSLDRKEVITGLMTWKDFDSITAKCLSNQPAPPGDCALRRSVDYSTDILPLTAPPPLLTGPSNDVPPLMDKACEGSGVQLTPEIIRAVFLSGEALVSNVNLSRGTAVRHQRELQMEATYRSDFNQMGKRVMKRLKQLGVADRTSPGKDFE; the protein is encoded by the exons ATGGAGGTGGCCCTCTCTGCCCCACAGATACTGTCGGAGCCCCTCAGGAGCGGGACCCCTCGGCCTCTGAGCCAGCTggtggaggagagcaggagcagAGCCAACATTCCCAATCATCTACTGGAATCAA AAATCTATGCCAAACTGAAAAGCAACAGCCTGATCCAAGCAGATCCCCCGGAGTTGCACTTCAGTGGGTTTGATCTGGGGAAGGATTGCATAAAGATTCTG aAACTAATCAACATCTCATCTGAAGTCGTGATTATTCATATCATTCCCACTCAAACCAAACACTTCAAAACAACTTATACCAAAAAG TATCGACTCATCCCGGGGCTCGCCTACACACTGAAGGTCAGGCTGTGTCCCGACGAGTGGCGTTACTTCTATGACTCTATTCGGGTTCACTGCAAG GGGGAGGAGAACCTGTTAATTCCAGTTCATGCTTACCCCGTCATCGATGACCTGCGCATCCCTCCTCATATCGACCTGTCAGCCGTACCACTTGGACATAG TGTTTGTCATGCTATTCCTCTGAGATGCAGCTGCCCCATTGACTTTGAGTTCCAGGTGCACGTTATTCAGCCCCATGAGGCCTTCGCCATCCTTCCCCTTACAG GTGTGATACCAGCCAATGGTGAAGAGAAGATCATTGTGACCTTTAGGCCGTTCCAATATGAGACTTGTCAGGTCACCATCCAGCTGATCATCTCGCAGTTCAACAGCAGACCCTTCCTCTGTACCATCACCGGGAGCTCCGCCCCTCACTTAGCCTTCAG TGAGTTGGGGAGAAAGGCGGGTCATGGGGATGCAGAGCCTGCAGAACACGGAAGACCTTCACCTGCCACTGACGTGCCCCCTCGGAGTAAAACCAGATACAGGTCAACTAAGGAGGCTGACAAATCAAAG ACATTGAGAGATCAGGCGAGTGTTCAGCCTGGACTGAAGCCTCCGATAGATGTCTGCACCCCTGCAGGGGTGGCAAAGATGCTGATCAGAGACTCTGATAAACTCGGCTATAAAGACCTGAAGGAAG CCATATCCTGTGGCAGCTTGGCTGGTCTGCAGAACAGGCAGATGAAGGAAGCACTCTTCATAAATAAGGTTCAGCAGAACGTGAAGGAGGAGCAAGACAACCACCTCAGCTG gCAAGTTCTTCTTGGTAAGGAGCCCGTGTCCGAGCACAGCAGGAGGCAGAtcgcagaggagagagagatttcACGACATGaatacactgaatacatg GTCAAAAGGAGAGACGAAAGACACGAGGAAGACTTTGCTGCTGGACGACTTAAACCTTCTTCCAGACGAGTAGTTTGTGAAGCAGGACAG ACCTGCGAGGGGGGCCCATCCTTCCAGCGTTACTCCAGTTTTCAGTGGGAACTGAAACGAAGAGCCCTCAAACTGTTCCAGCAGGCAGCCCGCAAG ATTGTGATTCGATGCCGCGTGAACCAGAGACTGAGCTGCTTGAAGAAACTCTCAGACAGTATGAAGAAGTCGCCCATGGCAAAGAAAG TTGAGGAGGACACGACTTGTGATCTGAACATCTCGCCTGACACAgtctttccattttctttccCCGTTTTCTCCGAAGAAGATGACCCACTG GCTCACAGCATTTTGCCCGTGGATCCCGTCGACGAGACTTTGACAACACATATTCCTTTCTTCAAGCTCCAG GTTCCCCAGCACTATAAGCTTATGGGCTACCAACCTGTGTCCGCCTGGGAGGCATTTAACTCCTATATTCCCACTTCTCTGGCCAGACCACTTCGCTCTGGAGCCCCG GACGAGCTGGTGCCCAATGAGGTCAGAGCCCAATCTCCCACAACAGCGTTAGCATGGGAGGATCCGCAGCATGTGGAGGCGGCCTGTCTCTCCTTCAGCGCCCCCGAAGCTCTGCTCAGACCTTTTCCAGCAAACCCACTCAGAATCTTT AACCCAGCTCCAGGCCTGCAGACCTACAAACCCACCCCGAAATACCTGGAGAGTGACCTGGAGTTCCACCTCTGCCCCCTGCCCAG GAATACAATGTGtggcagagagacacacactccacacactcaGAAGAAGTCTCTGGACCGCAAG GAAGTGATAACTGGGCTCATGACATGGAAGGATTTTGATTCGATTACCGCGAAGTGTCTGTCCAACCAGCCTGCTCCCCCCGGTGACTGTGCCCTGCGCAG GTCTGTGGACTACAGCACAGATATACTTCCACTCACTgcgcctcctcctcttctcaccGGCCCTTCTAATGACGTACCACCTCTAATGGACAAAGC GTGTGAAGGCTCAGGCGTCCAACTAACGCCAGAGATAATCAGAGCAGTGTTCTTGTCTGGGGAAGCTCTGGTCTCCAATGTCAACCTCAGCAGAGGAACGGCAGTCAG GCACCAGAGGGAGCTTCAGATGGAGGCGACCTACAGGTCTGACTTCAACCAGATGGGAAAAAGAGTGATGAAAAGGTTGAAGCAACTCGGAGTCGCCGACAGAACTTCACCAGGGAAAGACTTTGAATAG
- the sctr gene encoding secretin receptor: MLMETRNLPDTMKKVGLIGVLMLPKLASGCHPHVNLVKEEEKCITDLLLFTHKTENNISVHCKGMWDELNCWPTASLGETVSQPCPEFFSSEGKVHRNCTASGWTDPLVPYEDACGYTFNETLHFLGESSDSHLYFSYVKTMYTAGYTLSLISLTIAVTIFCLFRKLHCTRNHIHIQLFVSFILRAIFIFIRDSLLFTNEELYHCDYYPVACKVVLMFSNYSILANYSWLLAEGHFLFTLVSRSFFSLKKHLAWYIALSWGLPLVVIVSWGFAKYFYEDEGCWETRRHEWIWWILRVPVLLTISMNLIFFLGILRILVNKLRMPDAQRNEFCQYKRLIKSTFFLVALFGLHYILFVFLPVEVSSSVFKIWTFAELALSSTQGFVVAVLYCFMNGEVQHEFQRRWRRWRLTQHLPSRRRQYHGSISHSGSPHTQVSLLPCSTGSPATSGLPVDTVEM; the protein is encoded by the exons ATGTTGATGGAAACAAGGAACCTGCCAGACACAATGAAAAAAGTTGGACTTATTGGAGTGCTGATGTTACCCAAG TTGGCATCTGGATGTCATCCTCATGTTAACCTtgtgaaagaggaagaaaagtgcATAACAGATCTGCTactttttacacacaaaacag AAAACAATATCAGTGTACACTGTAAGGGAATGTGGGATGAGCTGAACTGCTGGCCGACTGCTTCACTTGGAGAAACTGTCTCTCAGCCATGTCCAGAGTTTTTCAGTTCGGAAG GTAAAGTGCATCGTAACTGCACGGCCAGTGGCTGGACGGACCCGCTCGTTCCATATGAAGATGCATGCGGCTACACTTTTAATGAAACGCTACACTTTCTCGGAGAG TCCTCAGACTCCCATTTGTATTTCTCCTACGTGAAGACCATGTACACCGCGGgatacacactctctctcatctccctcacCATCGCCGTCACCATATTCTGTCTGTTTAG GAAGCTGCACTGTACCCGGAACCACATCCACATCCAGCTGTTTGTCTCCTTCATCCTGAGAgccatcttcatcttcatcagagACTCTCTGCTGTTTACTAATGAAGAGCTCTACCACTGTGACTACTACCCG GTGGCATGTAAGGTGGTGCTGATGTTTTCCAACTACTCCATCCTCGCAAACTACAGCTGGCTGCTGGCGGAGGGTCACTTCCTCTTCACCCTGGTCAGccgctccttcttctccctgaAGAAACACCTGGCCTGGTACATCGCTCTCAGCTGGG GTTTACCTTTGGTTGTTATCGTCTCCTGGGGATTTGCCAAGTATTTTTATGAAGACGAAGG CTGTTGGGAAACCAGGAGACATGAATGGATTTGGTGGATCCTTCGAGTGCCAGTTCTTCTGACTATATCT ATGAACCTCATCTTCTTCTTGGGCATTTTGAGGATACTGGTAAACAAACTGAGAATGCCAGATGCACAGAGGAATGAATTCTGCCAGTATAA gCGGCTGATCAAATCCACATTTTTCCTGGTGGCTCTGTTTGGTCTGCATTAcatcctgtttgttttcttacctGTTGAAGTCAGCAGCTCAGTGTTTAAGATATGGACCTTTGCAGAGCTGGCTCTGTCCTCCACACAG GGTTTTGTGGTGGCTGTGCTCTACTGCTTCATGAACGGAGAG GTGCAGCATGAGTTCCAGAGGAGGTGGCGAAGGTGGAGGCTGACTCAGCACCTTCCAAGTCGGCGCCGGCAGTACCACGGCTCCATCAGCCACAGCGGGTCTCCCCACACACAGGTGTCCCTGCTGCCCTGCTCCACAGGCAGCCCGGCCACCAGTGGACTCCCCGTGGATACTGTGGAGATGTGA
- the LOC115018059 gene encoding acyl-CoA-binding protein-like isoform X1, translated as MYSIIFFVFLLFPDLDYTDLLINTLLQNDEFDERRLKQCQFHMVTMNESFAKAVEEVKLLKQKPGYAELGEIYGLYKQATVGDVNIGRPGIFDLAGRGKWDAWERRKGLSKDEAMAAYIDLVEDLKKKFGI; from the exons ATGTACAGTATtatcttttttgtctttcttttgttcCCAGATCTGGACTACACTGACCTGCTGATCAATACGCTGTTACAGAAT GACGAGTTTGACGAGCGCAGACTGAAGCAGTGTCAGTTTCACATGGTCACCATGAAT gaATCCTTTGCAAAAGCAGTGGAGGAGGTGAAGCTGCTGAAACAGAAACCCGGCTACGCAGAGCTGGGGGAAATCTATGGTTTATATAAGCAAGCCACAGTCGGAGATGTTAACATAG GGCGTCCAGGGATATTTGACCTTGCAGGACGAGGAAAATGGGACGCATGGGAACGAAGGAAAG GCCTGTCCAAAGATGAAGCGATGGCCGCCTATATCGATTTGGTGGAGGACCTAAAGAAAAAATTTGGGATCTAG
- the LOC115018059 gene encoding acyl-CoA-binding protein-like isoform X2, translating to MYLDYTDLLINTLLQNDEFDERRLKQCQFHMVTMNESFAKAVEEVKLLKQKPGYAELGEIYGLYKQATVGDVNIGRPGIFDLAGRGKWDAWERRKGLSKDEAMAAYIDLVEDLKKKFGI from the exons ATGT ATCTGGACTACACTGACCTGCTGATCAATACGCTGTTACAGAAT GACGAGTTTGACGAGCGCAGACTGAAGCAGTGTCAGTTTCACATGGTCACCATGAAT gaATCCTTTGCAAAAGCAGTGGAGGAGGTGAAGCTGCTGAAACAGAAACCCGGCTACGCAGAGCTGGGGGAAATCTATGGTTTATATAAGCAAGCCACAGTCGGAGATGTTAACATAG GGCGTCCAGGGATATTTGACCTTGCAGGACGAGGAAAATGGGACGCATGGGAACGAAGGAAAG GCCTGTCCAAAGATGAAGCGATGGCCGCCTATATCGATTTGGTGGAGGACCTAAAGAAAAAATTTGGGATCTAG
- the LOC115017972 gene encoding metalloreductase STEAP3-like, translating to MFDDMARPLIRGEGGTSRHLEASMSEAPVIGILGTGDFSRSLARRLLASGYQVVVGSRNHKRSEALFPEEAEVTSQMNAASKADMVFVAVFPEHHPTLVELKPILAGKILVDVSNGLRINHDRPSNAEQLADLFPESSVVKGFNTISAWTLQTGPRDGSRQIFLCGNSSKAKSSVTQLCRRMGFIPVDMGPLSSSQEIENLPLYLFPSWRIPVLCTLFLFIFFYVYNFLRDVLQPYITTGKSVFYKMPIEIVNVTLPSVALVMLALVYLPGLCGAFLQLWWGTKYNRFPSWLDRWLTRRKQFGLCSFLCAALHTIYSLCLPMRKSARFKQLLAFKRMEAAAAEEDIWIDEAVWRMELYLSAGIMALGLLSLLAVTSLPSVAANVNWREFSFIQSTVGYCALSMATIHTLLFGWDNAFHLSQYRFNLPPTFMLVLILPIVALLGHLALCVPCVAWRLARIRRGWEKSRHIRFSSLDDDDCRNGLEDVTNVSGLH from the exons ATGTTTGATGATATGGCGAGGCCGTTAATCCGAGGTGAAGGAGGAACCTCCAGACATCTCGAGGCCTCCATGTCTGAAGCGCCAGTTATCGGCATTCTGGGTACGGGCGACTTCTCCCGCTCACTGGCTCGGAGGCTGTTGGCCTCAGGCTACCAAGTGGTGGTGGGGAGTCGAAACCACAAGCGCTCTGAGGCTTTGTTCCCTGAAGAGGCCGAG GTGACTTCCCAGATGAATGCAGCCAGCAAGGCAGACATGGTCTTTGTCGCTGTGTTCCCTGAGCACCACCCCACGCTGGTGGAGCTGAAGCCGATACTAGCCGGAAAGATACTAGTGGATGTTAGCAATGGTTTGAGAATCAACCACGACCGGCCTTCGAATGCCGAACAGCTGGCCGACTTGTTTCCAGAGAGTTCTGTTGTCAAAGGGTTTAACACCATATCAGCCTGGACGCTCCAGACGGGACCGCGGGATGGAAGCAGGCAG ATTTTCCTGTGCGGTAACAGTAGCAAGGCCAAGAGCTCTGTGACGCAGCTCTGTCGTAGAATGGGCTTCATCCCCGTCGACATGggccccctctcctcctcacaggAGATCGAAAACCTCCCCCTCTATCTGTTCCCCTCCTGGCGCATCCCAGTCCTCTGCACCCTGTTCCTGTTCATCTTCTTCTACGTGTACAACTTCCTCCGGGACGTCCTGCAGCCCTACATCACAACGGGGAAGAGTGTTTTCTACAAAATGCCCATTGAGATCGTTAATGTCACTCTTCCCTCCGTTGCCTTGGTGATGTTGGCGCTGGTCTACCTGCCTGGTTTATGCGGCGCTTTCCTCCAGCTGTGGTGGGGAACCAAGTACAACCGCTTCCCTAGTTGGCTGGACCGGTGGCTGACCAGGAGGAAGCAGTTTGGACTGTGTAGCTTCCTGTGTGCAGCTCTGCACACCATCTACAGCCTGTGTCTCCCCATGAGGAAGTCTGCACGCTTCAAACAGCTCCTCGCTTTCAAACGG AtggaggcggcggcggcggaggAGGACATTTGGATTGACGAGGCGGTGTGGAGGATGGAGCTGTACCTGTCAGCGGGCATCATGGCCCTGGGACTGCTCTCTCTGCTGGCTGTCACCTCGCTGCCCTCAGTGGCCGCCAATGTCAACTGGAGGGAGTTCAGCTtcatacag TCCACAGTAGGTTACTGTGCCTTGTCCATGGCCACCatccacacactcctcttcGGCTGGGACAACGCCTTCCATCTGTCCCAGTACCGCTTCAACCTGCCGCCCACCTTCATGCTGGTCCTGATTCTTCCCATCGTCGCTCTGCTGGGCCACCTGGCTCTCTGCGTGCCCTGCGTGGCCTGGCGGCTCGCACGGATCCGCCGCGGCTGGGAGAAGAGCCGACACATCCGCTTCTCCTCGCTGGACGACGACGACTGCCGCAACGGGCTGGAGGACGTCACTAATGT ATCTGGACTACACTGA